GAGGCCGCCGGCGAAAAAGCGGATGTCCTTGTAGTCCATCGCCAGCATGCGCTTGGCGACCGCGCGGGCGACCGGGCTGGAGGGGTCTTCGCCGTAAACGATCGATTCGCTGAATTGCACGATCCGCGGATCTCGCCCTTTTTCACCGTCGAAGCGGGTGAGGAGAAGATTTCGCGCACCGGGAATGTGACCCTCTTCGAATTCAGTCTGGGGCCGCGGGTCAATCAAGAGCAGCGCGAGAGGCTCGCCCTCGGCGTTTTTCACGAGTTCGGAGACTTCCGC
The DNA window shown above is from Phycisphaeraceae bacterium and carries:
- a CDS encoding rhodanese-like domain-containing protein; the encoded protein is MLRPYQRRVCSSLPAPTLFAAAIVSLSLVGCDKDTRDSDIVNVKVAEVSELVKNAEGEPLALLLIDPRPQTEFEEGHIPGARNLLLTRFDGEKGRDPRIVQFSESIVYGEDPSSPVARAVAKRMLAMDYKDIRFFAGGLNEWKAANLPIETGPSKPLPAAKTATSRGRAR